CTCCGCCGCGTACGTGGAGGTCGGTTCCTTGGCATCATGGAGCCGTGAACGCCGATGACCCGCTTCTCCGTCCCCTGCTGGTGGTGGACGGAGCCAACGTCGTGGGATCGGTGCCGGACGGCTGGTGGCGCGACCGGCGCGGAGCCGCCGAGCGGCTGCGTGACCGGCTCGCCGCGACCGGAGGACCGGCCGACGGCCCGTACCCGCGGCCGTACGAGATCGTCCTGGTCGTCGAGGGCGGCGCCCGGGGCGTCGCCTCGGTGCCCGGCGTGCGGGTCGAGGAAGCTCCCGGCAGCGGCGACGACCTGATCGCCGAACTGGCCCGGAACGCGAACGGCCGGCCGTGTCTGGTGGTCACGGCCGACCGCGAGCTACGCCGGCGGGTGACACAGGAAGGCGCCCGCTGTGCGGGCCCCCGCAGCATTCTCCAACCGCCCGCGTAGGAAAGCGAAGGCGCACGTCACGGCTCGTCGCCCCCGGCCGGGCCGACGCTCTCCGCCGTTACCCGCCCTTGCTGGGATCAGTGGGTTTCCAGCGGATCGGCCCGACCGAGCACTTCCGCGAGCGGGGTGCCGGTCCGAGCGGCGACGATGCGGCGGGCGCGCAACTGGGCACGGGTACGGGGGCGGAACTTCGGCTCCCGCCCGCAACCACAGGTTTCGAAGCCTTCGTAACGCAGCCCGGCGCCCAGGACCGCCGCGACCACCGACCACGCCTTTCGGTTGCTGCGGCGGGGTGCCGCGAAGTCGTGTCCCGCACACAGCAGCGGCCCGGCGCAGCGCGGGCACGTGTGTCCGGCATCGCGGGGATGCCGTTTGAAGCTGATCCGGCACGATACGCACGCGTAGTGCAGCTTGTAGTGGACGAAGGCGTAGGTGCACACGCATGGACCGTATCGGCGGCGCTTCGTTGTGGGCCAGTGCTCGGCAGCAGTGCGGTGTCCGGACCGGCCAGAGCCGTCGTCGAGCAGCCGCGCCCTCACGCAGCCGACGCCGAAGCCGGTCCTCCGAACTCCCGGAACTCTCAGTGACGAACCGTTATCGAGGTGTCACCCGTGTCGTTCTCTGGGACGGCCTCCGGCCGGAGGACTCCGTGGCGTACGACGTGCCCCTGGTCCATCCGGAGGGCGACAACCTCCCCTGGACCCACCTGATCGCGGCCCTCCGGCAGGCCCTCGTCCATCCCCCCCCGTCCCCGCCGGCGCCGACCCCCTGGGCATCCCCCTCGCCGATGCCCGCCGACACATGCTCGACGCCCTCGACCACGTCACGTTCGAGCTCGGCGACGCACTCCGCGCGGCCGCCTCCATGCTCTGGCCCCAGGACGATCCGGAGGACGGCAGCCGCCTGCGGCCGGACGGTTTCCTGCTGCGGGACCCCGCCACCGCGCGCCTGTACGTCACCGCACCCGGCACCGCAGGCTCCGTCGGGCCCGATGTCTCCCTCCACGACGAGAACGGCCGCGTACGCGCCGGCAACACCGCCCTCATGGCCGCACTGCCCTCACTCGTCCCCGACGGACTCGACAGCGACCGCTCCCCCGCCCAGGACCCCTACGCCCCCGCAGGCGTCCACGACTTCACCCACTGGTAGGGCACCCTCTGGACGGGACGCCCCTGCAAAGACACGGACGCCTGTCCGGCGGCCGGGCCGACACTCTCCATCGACGCCCCGGCAGCGACGAAGCCGAGCGTGCCGCCGGAGTTGCCGGGCTGCCACGGGACGGCGGGAACGGTGAAGCCACCAACCCGGCCGGGGCCGGTCACCGGATGCCCAACAGACTCAGGACGGCCTGTTCGTGGACGGTGTGGACGGTGGGGAGTTCGGCCGGCGACGCGCGCCCGTCGATGCCGTGCAGACCCTCGTACGGAACGCCGAACCCGACGGTGGCGGGGGTCCCGTGGCCGACGAGGAGGTTGCCGATGTCCGACGGGCCCGCCGTCTTCGCCCGGGGGGATTCCCTGGTTCCGGGGTGGGGTCGGCCCCACCCCGGCCGGGGGGACCATCGGATGTCCCGGTGATCAACGGCTCCGTAGCGTCGTCGTCATGACCCACACCACGACCCGCACCCGCTTCCGACAGGCCATGCGGCGCAGGCGAGTACGCCAGTCCCTGGCCGCCGCGACCGCCGTCGTCCTCGCCGCCCTTGCCGCCGCCCCGGCGGTCGCGGCGTCCGAACCCCGCCCGGCCCGGCAGAGCACGGGGCGCGGGGCCCTTCTCGGTGTCACTCCCGTCGCCGACCTGAGCCGGGCCGAGGTCGCCGCGTTCCTCAAGGGCGCCGACATCGACCCGGCGACCGTGCGCCACGGTGTGCGCGGCTACCGCCTCACGTACCGGACCTTGACGCCTCGGGGCGAACCGACCACCGCCACCGGCCTGTTGGTGCTCCCCAAGGGTGGCGAGCGCCGGCTCGACCTGGTGGCCGACACGCACGGCACGATGGTCCACCGCGACTACGCGCCGTCCGTCGCCGAGGACTTCGGGCTGTACGCGCCCTATCTGCACGCCGCCGCGGGCCGCGCCGTCGCCGCACCCGACTACCTCGGGCTCGGCAAGGGCCCCGGCCTCCACCCCTACATGGACACCGCCTCCTCCGTCTCCGCCTCGCTCGACATGCTGCGGGCCTCCCGCACCGCCGCGCGTGCGCTCGGCAGGCCGCTCACCGGAGACGTGTACGGCACCGGGTTCTCACAAGGCGGCCAGGTCGCCATGGCGTTGGGCCGCGAGCTGGCGCGGGGCGCGGACCGGCACTTCCGGCTGCGGGCGCTCGCGCCGGTCGCCGGACCGTACGACTTGCAGGGCGCCGAGATCCCCGCCCTGCTCGACGGCCGCGTCAACGACATCAGCGGTGTCTTCTACATGTCGTACTTCCTCACCGCGCAGAACCGGCTGCACCCCGTCTACGACAACCCGGCCGAGGCCTTCCGGCAGCCGTACGCGGGATACGTGGAGGAACTCTTCGACACCCGGCACACCGAGGAGGACATCGTCACGAAGCTGCCCGGCTCGGTGAAGGAGCTGCTGACCGACGGCTTCTACGAGCGGCTGCGGCACCCGGACGGCGGCCTGCTGGCCGCGCTCGAGGCGCAGGACGGGACCTGCGACTGGAAGCCCGACGTGCCCGTACGGCTGCACGGCGCGGCCGGCGACACGGACGTGCCGATCGCCAACTCCATCAGCTGCGCGGCTGATCTGGCCCGCAACGGTGTGACGGCCCCCGTGGTCGACCACGGAAAGGCCGACCACAACGGGTCCTTCAAGCTGGCGGGGCCCCAGATCGTGCGCTGGTTCGACACGCTCGCGCCTTAGGGACTGCCAGGTCGATCACGTTCGGAGCCAGATGGTGAGGGCTGCTGCGGCTGCGGTGCCGAGGCAGACGCAGCGGCGCTTGTCGTAGCGGGTGGCTACCGCTCGGTGCTGCTTGAGCCGATTGACGGCTCGCTCGACGGTGCTGCGTTTCTTGTACCGCTGTTCGTCGAAGCCGGGTGGCCGCCCGCCGCATGCTGATGCGCCCGCACGGCGGTGGAGTCGACCGAGACGTCCCGGTCGATGGAGCGGCGGCAGGAGGCGGGCGTAGACGCCGAGGATCGCGTCGGGCCGGGTGGTGTCGACGGCGCCGGGCCGGATCAGGGTGACCCTCGGGTCGGGAGACCCGGTGAGGTGGCGGCTCGCAAGGGTGACGGCCGCACCCGAGAGGCCGGTCAGGTCGGGCAGGGACCCGGAGGCAAGGGCGCCGTACCCGGCGACGAGGATGCTCGTCGCCGGTCGGGCGGCCCGTAAGGGGCGGGGATCATTCTTCGGTTCCTTCCGTGAGCACGAGGTCGCGGCGGCCGTACCAGGCCAGGGAGTCGGCGATGCCCTGCTCGATGGTCAGGGTCGGCTTCCAGCCGAGGAGCTCGTGGGCGAGGGTGATGTCGGGGTAGGCGCCGGCGTTGTCGCCGGGGCGGCGGCCGACCAGTTCGGTGGGCAGCGGCTTGCCGGTGACGTTCTCGAACGCCTTGATCAGCTCGCGGACGGTGGTGCCGGTGCCCGAGCCGAGGTTGATGACGCGGTACGCGGTGCCGTCGGGGCCGTTGGAGGTGATCGTGTCGAAGCGGCGTACGGCCGCGATGTGGGCGTCCGCGAGGTCTTCGACGTGGACGTAGTCGCGGATGCCGGTGCCGTCGCGGGTCTCCCAGTCGGTTCCGGTGATCGGGTACGGCTCGCCCGCGTGGTACTTGTCGATCATGACGCCCAGGGCGTGCGTGGGTCGGCGGACCTGGAGGCCGCTACGGCCCTTGCGGTCCGCACCGATCGGGTTGAAGTAGCGCAGGGAGACGGCCCTCAGCGGCGTTCCGGCGGTGATGTCCTCCAGGGCCTGCTCGAAGTGCGCCTTCGTCCGTGCGTACGGGCTCATCGGGGCGAGCGGGGCCTGCTCGGTGATGCCCAGGCCCGGCGCGTAGATCGCGGCGGAGGAGGAGAACAGGAACCGTTCGCAGCCGTTGCGCAGCAGGTGCCCGATCAGTGCGAGGCCGGCGGCGACGTTCTCGCTGTAGTAGTGCAACGGTTCGGCGACGGACTCGGGGACGACGATCTTGGCGGCACAGCCGATGGTGGCGACGATGTCGGGGTGGTCGGCGAAGATGCGGTCGATCAGCGTCCCGTCGTCGGTCCTGCCGCGGTACCAGGTCCTGTCCTTGACGAACTCGGCCCGGCCGGTCGACAGGTTGTCCAGGATCACGACCTCGATGCCCTCGTCCAGGCATCGCGACGCGATGGTGGAGCCGATGAATCCGGCGCCGCCGGTGATCAAGACCTTCATGGGAGTCTCCCGAGTTCGGCATGGCCCGGTACCGCCGTCCGGTGGCACCGGGGGCTGTCAGGCGGTCGAGCGTAGCAGCGAATTAGGGTGGTTCATTATGGTTTGAGAATCCGACAACTCCCCTGCTTCGGGGGGGCCGCGACGATCGCGGGTCGGCAGAGTCGCACGAACCGGCACCACCGGCGTTTCGGCCAACTCCGCTTCTCTCTGGTCCTGTTGTCGGAGGCGGGTCGATGCATCCTCCACCCTCCGCCGCGCCCCGAATCTCGGGGTTCCGAGGGAGACCGAAACACATGTGTTCGATATCCCGCCGGTGTCGTTGAACCTCATGACCACGTCGGACAACCGTCAGGGGGAACCACGTTGACCTCGGCCGCCTCCCGCGAAGAGCGGGACATCACCCCGCCGCCTCCGCCCCCACCGGCGGAGATCACGTACAGCGGGCAGTACTCCGTCAATCCGCTCGCCGAGGTGTCCTTCCGGCGGATGTGCGGGCAGCTCCCGGCCGTCCTGAACCGGATCGCCCGGCTGGCGTGGCGGACCGATCGGCGTGCTGTGCAGCTGCTGCTCGTCTGCCAGGCGGTCGCGGGCATCTCGGCCGCAGTGCTGCTGACGGCCACCGCACGGGCCATGAAGCCCGTTCTCGGCGACGGCTCCGCCGATGACAGGCTGCAGGGAGCCGTCCCGGCGCTGCTGGTCGTCACGCTCGCCGCCGCGCTGGGCCGCGGGACGGCGGCGGTGGCCGCGTACGCGGAGCGGAGGATCACCCCGCGGCTGACGACGGAGACGGACAGCTCCCTGGTCGAGGTGGTGTGCCGGGTCGAAGCGTCCGCGTACGCGGAGGAGGGGTTCTCGGACCGGCACGAGGCGGCCGAGATGGGGGTGATGCGCAGCCACGTGATGGTCGCGGACGCACAGCGGTTCCTGTCCGCGCTGATCCGCATGGTCACCGCCGGCGGTGTCCTGTCGGTACTGAACCCGCTGATGCTGCCGCTGCTCCTGCTCGCCGTGCTGCCGGCCGGTGTCGGCGCCGTCCTGACCGCCCGGGTCGACTACGAGATCCACTACGCCAATGTGGCGGACCGCAATGTCAGGGGGATGATGCGCTGGTGGGCGACCACATCGAAGTACGGCGACGAGGTCCGCGCCAACTCGATGGCCGACTACCTGGTCTTCTGGTACCGGGCCCTGTCCGACCGCTGCGACCGCCGTACCCTGGCCGCCGCCCCACGGACCCTGCGGATCGCTCTGCTGTCCGCGCTGGCGGGCGGTGTCTTCCTCGTCGCGACCTGGAGCGCCCTCGCGTGGCTGGTGGTGTCCGGACGGATCGAGCTCGCGGTCGCCGCCACGGCTGTCATCGCCGTCCAGACCGTGCTCGCCGCACTGTCCCAGGTCGTCGTCAACGGGGCCGCGGTCTTCCATACGAGCCTGTACCTGAGTGACATGCAGTCCTTCCTCGACGACGCCGCCGCCCGTACGCCCCGGCGCGGGCCCCGCAAGCACTCCGCGCCGACAGAGGAGATCCGGCTCGAGGAGGTCGTCTATCAGTACCCGGGCAAGGACAAGCCCGCCGTCGACGGTGTCTCCCTCACTCTGAAGCGGGGCCGGATCCTCGCGATCGTCGGCGCGAACGGCTCGGGGAAGTCCACGCTCACCCGGCTGCTGACCGGGATCTACCTGCCGGACAAGGGGCGGGTCACGTGGAACGGCACCGACCTCGCCGAGGTGGACCCCGCCACGGTGTGGGCGAACACCGGCCTGGTGCCGCAGATCTTCGCGCAGTGGCCGTTGCGCGTCCGCGAGAACATCACCCTCGGGCAGCCCCGTACCCACGACGACGTCCCGGTGTGGGCGGCCGTCGACGCGGTCGGTCTTCGCGAGGCCGTCGAGGACCTTCCCGCCGGCCTGGACACCCTCCTGTCCCGCGATGTCTTCGGCGGCACGGAACTCTCCGGCGGGCAGTGGCAACGCATCGCGTGTTCCCGGGCCCTGTACCGGCGCCCGGGGCTGTTGATCCTCGACGAACCCACTTCCCAGATGGATCCGCGCGGTGAACACCAGATCTTCGAGCAGATCAAGGCCATCGCCGCCGACCGCATCACGATCGTGGTCACCCACCGCCTGGAGAACACCCGGATCGCGGACCACATCGTCGTGATGGAGCACGGCCGGATCACCGAACAGGGCCGGTACGACGACCTCGTCCACGGCGGCGGAACCTTCGCCGAACTGCTGGAACTCTCCCAGGACCGCTGATCGCTTCCGCCCCCGCCCGCTTCGCGTCCCAGCGCGAGACCCGCACGTGAAGGAGACCCGTCGTGAGCACCGCAACCCCCCGAGACCGGATCTCGCTCGTGACACTGATGCTCGCCTCCGAGTTCGGCATCGTTCCGGCGTCGATGGCTCCGGGTCCGTCCGGGACCGCGACTCGTAACTACGTGGCCACCACGAAGACCGGCACCGCCTGGTTCGTCAAGACCTACCCGGCCGGCACAGGCCGGGAGACGGCCGAGAGCGCCGCCGCGCTGAGCGAGTACGCCCGGCTGCATCGCGTACCCGTCGCCCGCGCCCGCTACACGGTCGGCCAGAAGCAGTTGGTCGCCTCGGACGGGAAGGTGACCATGTCGGTCACCCGATACCTGCGCGACACGGTCACCGCCGACGGCCGGCTCACCGGACGTCGATGGGAGGCCGTCGGGGAGGCGATCGGACGCTTGCACCGTGGCCTGGCCCGCCACCGGTTCGGGCCGCCCCGGCTCGATGCCCGCGACAGGGCGGTCGACCCCGTGCGCAGCCGGTCCCGGCTCGAAGGCCTCGTTCACCGCTACGAGACGGATCCTCCTCGTACGGACTTCGAGCGGTGGGCGTTGGAGACGGCACGCGAGCGGCTGGCCGGGCTGCCGGCGGTGGAGCGACTGTTGGAGAGGGCTCCGGGGCGGACGGTCTCGCAGCTGGTCCACGGGGACCTGTCGGGCCCCAATGTGCTCCTGCGCGGGGACGGTGTCGCTGCGGTGATCGACTTCGCCGCGCCGGGGCGGCGCAGCCTCATGTGGGAGCTCGGCCGGCTGGCACTCGACCCGCGTACCGTCCTCGCCCAGCCGGACTGGCCCGAGGGGATGGGCCGCCTCGCCGCCGTCTACCACCGGCGTCATCCGGCCGTACCGGTGGAGGAGTTGGTGAGCGTGGTGCGGCTGACGGCCGCGTACCTGGGGTGCACCGTGTATCCGCTCAACACGGTCGTGGACGGCCTCGGACCCGTCACCGAGTCGCTGGAGGCGTACGCCCGGGACCGCGTGGAAGCCGCTGTCGTTCTGCGTGAACGGCTCGACGAGGCGGAGGAGGTGCTGAGGGACCACCTCCGGTAGCCGTCTCTGCCGAGCCCTGTCGGCCAGTCTTCACGGCTCGACCGGTCTCCACGGCTCGGCCGGTCTCCAAGGCTCAGCCAGTCTCCAAGGCGGCCGACGCTGACGCGCGGCGCGATTCCCCGGCGGTCTTGTCCCGCCCCCGTCCCCATGACCACCCCTGTGAGGTTCTGCCGTGCCCTGCGCTTCCTCCTACGCTCTCCCGCTTCTGACGTTCGTCTCGACCTTGGTGAGGTACTGACATGCGCCCGTCCCGCGACCACCTGCGGTCCACGGTCGGCGAGTACCTCGGCCGGCACCCCGGCGAGCGCGACGCGCTCTCCGGCCCCCTCACGGCGCTGGACGCGGAAGCGGACCCGACGAGCCGTGCCGCGCCGCCCGGCCGCATCACGTGCAGCGGCGTCGTCCTCGACGCCGCCCTGGACGGCCCGGTCACGCCCGTGAACGCCAGTGCGGTGATCCACGACGGTCAGGGCCGTTACCTGTTGCACCTGAGGGACGTGAAGCCCGGCATCTGGGCGCCGGGATGCTGGGACCTGCTCGGCGGCGGCCGGGAGCCGGATGACACGAGCCTGTTCGACACGGTGGTCCGCGAGCTGCGGGAAGAGGCCGGTCTGGAGGTCCCCGGCCTCCAGCCGTACGCGGTCGGCCATGTGACCGGCACGGACGGGACCCTCGTCCCCGTTCAGCTGTTCACCGGCGAGTGGAGCGGTGACCCCGGCACGCTGACGGTGACCGAAGGCCAACTCCTCGCCTGGCGAAGTCTTGAGCAGCTGCCGTACCTGACCATGCTCCCCTCCACCCGGATGCTGCTCGAACGGCACGCCACCGAGCACCCTGCCGCCGACGCCGACGCCGGCCACCGGCCGGCGAAGACCGTGACCGCGACGGTGCCCCCTGGCACCGAGCCCCACATCGTCGGCGTCCACCTCGTCCTCGAACAGGACGGCAAGGTCCTGCTGGGCCGACGCCATCCCGACTCGGCTTACGCGGGCGGGATGTGGCACGTTCTCGCGGGTCACTGTGAGCACGAGGCGGCGACCGCATGCCTGGTGCGCGAGGCCCACGAGGAGGCGGGGCTGGTCATCAGCGCGGACGACCTCACCCTCGTCCACACGGTGCACGCGGTCGACCGACCCGGTGACCGGCCCAGGATCCAGCTCTTCTTCCACGCACGTGCGTGGAAGGGCACACCCGAGCTCCGGGAGCCGGACAAGACCGTCGCCTGGCAGTACTGGGACATCGACGGCCTCCCGGACGCGATCGTCCCCTACACCCGCGCGGCGATCGAGGGGATCCGGGCCGGCCGCCCCTATACGGAAATGGGGTGGTCACGGTGACCGGCTTCTCTGCCGTCGGCGCCGCCTACGCCGAGCATTCCGACAGCGCCCGGGGCCGACTGCGCCACGACCTCGTCGAGCGCCGCCTGCACGCCGAACTGCCCGCGTCACCCGTACGGATCCTGGACGTGGGCTGCGGGACCGGCGAGATGACGATCCGGCTCGCCGCCGCCGGGCACCAGGTGACCGGCGTCGACCCGGACCCCCGCATGCTGGCCGTTGCGGCCGGCCGCCTGGCGGCCCTGCCCGGCCTCCGGGGGCGCGTGGAGCTGGTGGAGGCCGGCATCGACGGGCTCTCCTTCGGCCGTGAGGTGTTCGACGCGGTCTGCTGCCACGGCGTGCTGATGTACCTGGACGAACCCGGTGAGGCGCTCGCCCGGCTGACCGAACGGGTCGCGCCCGGAGGCCTGCTGAGCATCCTCGCCAAGAACCGCCGGGCCATCGGTGTACGCGAGGCCCTGGCCGGTGACTACGAGAACGCGCGCCGGCTCATCGAGTCCGAAGCGGACAGGAGCCCCGGCAACCTCGGCCTGGAGACCCGCGGCGACACCGCCGAAACCCTCGACCAACTGGCGGCCGGGCACGGGTTCACGCCGCTGGCCTGGCAGGGCGTACGGATCTTCCACGACCACCTCGACGACACCTGGGCGCCGGGAAGGGCCGCGTACGAGGCGGCCCTTGAGCTGGAATGGGCCGCCTCCTGGCGCAGCCCCTACCGGGACCTCGGTCACCTCGTACACACCCTGGCCCGACCACCACGCCCGCGACCGCCCCGTCACCCACGAAGGACAACCCGTATGTCCCTTGATCTCCAGCCCGGCGCGACGAGCAGTCGTCGTGCCGCCATGGTCGACCGCCTCACCTCCACGGGAACCCTGACCGACCCCCTGCTGCGCGACGCCCTGCTCCACGTGCGCCGCGAGACGCTCCTCCCCCACGCCTACGTCCGGGTCAGCGGCCCCGGCGCGGATCCGATCGACTGGCGCCTCCTCGACGGCTCCCACCCCGACGACCGTGAAGAGTGGCTCGACCTGGTCCACGGCGACGCGTCGATCCTGCTCCAGCGCGACGGCGAGCCCCTCGACGCTCTCGCCCGCGGCCCGGTGACCGGCGGCCACATGACCTCCATGTCCACTTTCGTCCCCGCCACCGTCGAAGCCCTCCAGGCCCTCGGCCTCGAACCGGGCCACCGCTATCTGGAGCTCGGGCCCGGGCCGGGAACCTCCCTCGCGCTCGCCGCCACCGTCACCGGCGCCGGACGCGCCACCGGTGTGGAGCGGGACGGACACATGGCGGCCTTCGCACAGAGGAACCTCGACCGCCTCGGCGTCGACGCGGCGGTGGTCGAGGGGGACGCGCTCGAAGGACACGAGAACCGGGCCCCGTACGACCGGATCCACTCCGGCATCGGGGTGCCGTGCGTCCCGTCGGCCTGGGTGGAGCAACTCGCGCCCGGGGGACGGCTGCTGACCACGCTCGCGACCCGTACGCCGAGCTGGCCCGGACAGCTCCTCGTCACCCGCACCGCCACCGGCCGGATCGAAGCCGTCCTGCGGGGCCGGCCGAGCGGGTACCGGCCGATGCTGGGATACCGGTGGCTGACCGCCCTGGATCACCGCGCGCGGATCAAGGCGTACCCGGGCACGGCGCGGCCCACCCGGCTCGCGCCGCCACCGGACGACGCGTACGGCTTCTGGGTCGCCGCCGCCTACCTCGCTCCCGGCCTCGTGCGGGACTTCCAGGCGGAGACGATGACGATCGTCGCCCCCGAGGACGACTCCTGGGCCGTGGCCGGTCCCGACGACGCGACCGTCCGCGTCCACGGACCGCGGGACGTGTGGGCCGAACTCGAGGACCTGTACGTCCGCTGGGTACGGGCCGACCGCCCGGAGACGTACCGGGTCGACCTCTCCGACGGCACCGGGATCCAGTCCGTCACCTCCGGTACGGGGCCGAATGCGCTGAGCTGGTCGCTGCCGGCTGATGCCGCTGCACCGCGGGTACCGCTGGGGGACGCGTGAGCGCCCGCCCGGCCCTCTTCGGCGACGGCCATGCCCGCTTCGAAGCCGAGGCCCGGCAACCGTGGGAGCAGCGCGGCGGGCTCGTCGAGGACGCGGTGTTCACCGTGCTGCTCGCCCGGCGTCCGGGAGACGACGCGTGAGCGGCGGGCGGCACACCGTGCCGGTGGACGTACACCTGCTCGCCGTCCGCGACGGGGAACAGGGCCCGGAGGTACTGCTGTCCCGGCGGGCCGGTGATGTGTACGCGGCGGGCCTGTGGCACGCGCCGTCGGGGCACGTGGAGCGGGAGACCGTCGTCGCCGCCGTCGTACGCGAGACGCTGGAGGAGACCGGGCTCGTCGTGGATCCGGCCGATGTCCGCGCGGCCGTCACGGTGCACCACCGGCCCCCGGGCGGACAGGAGAGGGTCGGCTTCTTCTTCGAGGTCCGCCGCTGGCACGGCACACCGCAGGTGATCGAACCGGACAAGTGCGACGCGGTCGGGTGGTTCCCGCTCGACGGCCTGCCGGAGCCGATGGTCGCCTACTGCCGGGCCGGTCTCGACGCCTACCGGGCCGGCGCGCCGGTCGCGCTGCATTTCCAGGATCCCGGTGACCCGATCGCCCACGACCCGGCCGTCGACCGGCTGGTCCCGGTCCCCGGCCACGGCATCCGCGACGCCGCCCCGGAGGAGGCGGTGCGCGCCTTCGCCGAGCGGGCGGTGGGCCGCATCGCCGGCTGGACGGACGTTTCCTGGGCCCGCGAGGAAAGCCGCGTATGGCAAGCGCGTGGTGCCGAGGGCGGCACCTGGTACGTCAAGATCCACCAGAACGACCGCTTCCACCGGCGTGAGGTGACGGCCCTCCGTAGCTGGGTCCCCTCGCTGGGCGCGGCCGCGCCACGCCTGGTGGCCTCCGATGCATCGCTGCGGGCCGTGGTGCTCACCGCGGTCGGAGGCCGATCCCTGCACGGCGCCACCCACCCACCCGAGAAGCAGCGCAGGATCTTCCACCGCATCGGACGACTCGCGGCGGCCGTCCATCGCGGCGCTCAGCCCCGGCCGGCCGGCGACACGCTGCCCGTGGGGAAGCTGGAGCGGCACCTGGACGGGGCCCGGCCTCATCTCGCGCCCGGGGACGAAGAGTTCGTCCGTGCCACAGCCGAGAAGGCCGCCGACCTGCCCGCCTTGGACGTGGTGTCCACACACGGCGACTTCCAGCTGCGCAATCTGCGCTGGGACGAGGACGCCGACGCCCTGTATGTGATCGATTTCGAACGGTCGGAAGAAGGACCGGCGGTACGGGACTTCGTGCGGCTCTCCGATGCGTGGCACGGCCGTCCCGACCTCCTGGAAGCCGTGATGGACGGCTACGGCCGTCCCTTCACCCCGGCGGAAGAAGCCCACTTCAGGATCCTGTCCGTCCTGGATGCCGTCTCCGGCATCTCCTACGGCGCCGCCCACGGCGACCCCGAGCTGGTGGAGCGCGGCTGCCGCACCCTGGCCCGGCTCCGCACCGCACCACGCCCCTGATGACCACCGCACCTACGCACGAGGAGCGACACGTCGACGTACACGACCCGCGATCGGCGGGAACAGCACTACAGCGACGGCAAGGCGTTCCGGCAGGTCGGCGGGCGCACTCCGCCGCAATACCCCCTGAGCCCGGGCCCGCGCTGACGAAGGGCTCGCCCGAGTTCCCGGTCAGGCTTCCGGTCTGGCCGCTCCCGGCCGGGGACCGGCCACGTGCGCCCTCGGCTTCGCGAGCGACGGTGCGGTGATGCGGCCGGCCCGATCCCCCGGCGAGCGCGACCGGCCCGTCCTTCTGCGGGCGGACGCCTCACAGTTGAGACGCCCACCGCCGGGCCGCGCGGCCCCCGGCGCGCGGCCCGGCGGTCGGTCAGTTGGCCTCGGCCGGGACCGGGGCGGTGGAGCGGGACCGCACCACCAGCTGGGCGACGGCGGTGACGGCCATATTCAGGACGAGGGCGATGAGTCCGGTGTCGAAGGTGCCGACGTCCACGCCGCCGAAGGTGAGCCAGATCAGGACGCCGACGCCGGTCAGGATGCCGAGCAGTGCGGGCACGGCGTCCAGGCGGACCTTCTTCGCCAGACCCATGACGATCGCCGGGGCGAGCTGGGTGAGGCCTCCGTAGGTGAGCAGGAGGAGGTCGGACAGGAGTCCGGGGCGGGTGAGGCCGAGGACGAGGGCGAGCGTCGCGGCCCCGATCACGCACACGTGGTTGGTGCGCAGCTGGGCGCGTTCGTTGCCGGCGCTGAGCAGGTTGCGGGACAGCAGGCTGGAGATGCCGACGACGATGGCGGCGGACGGCACCATGGCCGCGGAGGCG
The DNA window shown above is from Streptomyces vietnamensis and carries:
- a CDS encoding NTP pyrophosphohydrolase, whose translation is MNADDPLLRPLLVVDGANVVGSVPDGWWRDRRGAAERLRDRLAATGGPADGPYPRPYEIVLVVEGGARGVASVPGVRVEEAPGSGDDLIAELARNANGRPCLVVTADRELRRRVTQEGARCAGPRSILQPPA
- the galE gene encoding UDP-glucose 4-epimerase GalE gives rise to the protein MKVLITGGAGFIGSTIASRCLDEGIEVVILDNLSTGRAEFVKDRTWYRGRTDDGTLIDRIFADHPDIVATIGCAAKIVVPESVAEPLHYYSENVAAGLALIGHLLRNGCERFLFSSSAAIYAPGLGITEQAPLAPMSPYARTKAHFEQALEDITAGTPLRAVSLRYFNPIGADRKGRSGLQVRRPTHALGVMIDKYHAGEPYPITGTDWETRDGTGIRDYVHVEDLADAHIAAVRRFDTITSNGPDGTAYRVINLGSGTGTTVRELIKAFENVTGKPLPTELVGRRPGDNAGAYPDITLAHELLGWKPTLTIEQGIADSLAWYGRRDLVLTEGTEE
- a CDS encoding phosphotransferase enzyme family protein, producing the protein MSTATPRDRISLVTLMLASEFGIVPASMAPGPSGTATRNYVATTKTGTAWFVKTYPAGTGRETAESAAALSEYARLHRVPVARARYTVGQKQLVASDGKVTMSVTRYLRDTVTADGRLTGRRWEAVGEAIGRLHRGLARHRFGPPRLDARDRAVDPVRSRSRLEGLVHRYETDPPRTDFERWALETARERLAGLPAVERLLERAPGRTVSQLVHGDLSGPNVLLRGDGVAAVIDFAAPGRRSLMWELGRLALDPRTVLAQPDWPEGMGRLAAVYHRRHPAVPVEELVSVVRLTAAYLGCTVYPLNTVVDGLGPVTESLEAYARDRVEAAVVLRERLDEAEEVLRDHLR
- a CDS encoding ABC transporter ATP-binding protein — its product is MTSAASREERDITPPPPPPPAEITYSGQYSVNPLAEVSFRRMCGQLPAVLNRIARLAWRTDRRAVQLLLVCQAVAGISAAVLLTATARAMKPVLGDGSADDRLQGAVPALLVVTLAAALGRGTAAVAAYAERRITPRLTTETDSSLVEVVCRVEASAYAEEGFSDRHEAAEMGVMRSHVMVADAQRFLSALIRMVTAGGVLSVLNPLMLPLLLLAVLPAGVGAVLTARVDYEIHYANVADRNVRGMMRWWATTSKYGDEVRANSMADYLVFWYRALSDRCDRRTLAAAPRTLRIALLSALAGGVFLVATWSALAWLVVSGRIELAVAATAVIAVQTVLAALSQVVVNGAAVFHTSLYLSDMQSFLDDAAARTPRRGPRKHSAPTEEIRLEEVVYQYPGKDKPAVDGVSLTLKRGRILAIVGANGSGKSTLTRLLTGIYLPDKGRVTWNGTDLAEVDPATVWANTGLVPQIFAQWPLRVRENITLGQPRTHDDVPVWAAVDAVGLREAVEDLPAGLDTLLSRDVFGGTELSGGQWQRIACSRALYRRPGLLILDEPTSQMDPRGEHQIFEQIKAIAADRITIVVTHRLENTRIADHIVVMEHGRITEQGRYDDLVHGGGTFAELLELSQDR
- a CDS encoding NUDIX hydrolase, which produces MRPSRDHLRSTVGEYLGRHPGERDALSGPLTALDAEADPTSRAAPPGRITCSGVVLDAALDGPVTPVNASAVIHDGQGRYLLHLRDVKPGIWAPGCWDLLGGGREPDDTSLFDTVVRELREEAGLEVPGLQPYAVGHVTGTDGTLVPVQLFTGEWSGDPGTLTVTEGQLLAWRSLEQLPYLTMLPSTRMLLERHATEHPAADADAGHRPAKTVTATVPPGTEPHIVGVHLVLEQDGKVLLGRRHPDSAYAGGMWHVLAGHCEHEAATACLVREAHEEAGLVISADDLTLVHTVHAVDRPGDRPRIQLFFHARAWKGTPELREPDKTVAWQYWDIDGLPDAIVPYTRAAIEGIRAGRPYTEMGWSR